A genomic stretch from Anaerococcus mediterraneensis includes:
- the frr gene encoding ribosome recycling factor: protein MLYDQIKKDCENGMKTGVDSFEKRIATIKAGRASEAILDGITFSYYGTETPINQAATVSIPEARLLTIKPWDKTNIGPIEKAILKSNIGITPQNDGEIIRLPFPALTEERRKEYTKEVDTYAEDAKIAIRNKRRDSMDEIKKSEKSGDITEDDRYTLEDEIQKITDKYIKNIEELAEKKNKELMSV from the coding sequence CAGGAGTTGATTCTTTTGAAAAAAGAATAGCTACTATAAAAGCAGGTAGGGCAAGTGAGGCTATCCTAGATGGTATAACTTTCTCATATTATGGTACAGAAACACCAATCAACCAAGCTGCTACAGTTTCTATACCAGAAGCTAGACTTCTAACAATAAAGCCTTGGGATAAAACAAACATTGGCCCAATAGAAAAAGCTATATTAAAATCAAATATAGGTATTACTCCACAAAACGATGGGGAAATAATCAGGCTTCCATTCCCTGCGCTTACAGAGGAAAGAAGAAAAGAATATACAAAAGAAGTAGATACCTATGCAGAAGATGCAAAAATTGCCATCAGAAACAAAAGACGTGACTCTATGGATGAGATCAAAAAGAGTGAAAAATCTGGAGACATCACAGAAGACGATAGATACACCCTAGAAGATGAGATCCAAAAGATCACTGATAAATATATCAAAAATATAGAAGAATTAGCAGAAAAGAAAAATAAAGAATTGATGTCAGTATAA